CTGGATTCTATACCTGTTATGTTTAGACACAGGTCACAATTAACATTATTGGGATAAACTTTGTTATAGCACCATATTCCTGAGTAAACAGTTTAAAATACGTTTTTACCTTGGACGGGGGTAGCTGACCTCCGTACTGCATCACTCACACCAGAATGATCCCTTTGATTAGGGGTGACACCCTTTCTGCATTTACCTAGGGTGCATGTGTAGTTGAACCAACTATTCTTTGTCCGGATATTGGTAATCATGACCTTGTTTCGGAACGCAGCAATCTGTAGCAAAAGCATTTAATGATCAGAAACATGATCAGCAGAAACTATATCAGGAAACATCTAAAAACATCTCAGTATTAACCTCGCGTTTGCGTTTCTCTCTGCCCCATTCCAAAAGTTGCTTTAGGGTGTCAAGAGTGGGACGAACTTGCAGCACTGGCAGCCCCGTATCAATAACATCAACAACACTTCAAAAAGTATTGAAGATCAAAAGTAGTAACAATGGTAGAAAAGGTTAGCCTAAGCAGATTAAATAATGAGGCTGCACCTTATTGCATCTTTAAAGGTCTTGATTGCAGGAATTTCAGCATCATCAATCAGCATTGTTGCAGATGAGTTTGAGAGACAGAGATTGCCTAACACATATCCAGCAACTAATGGTCACCAATCATATTATAGTGAAAGGAACCACAACACAATACTATACTAAAATACCTAATACTCCTTTGCAATCATTCCTGTCAACAATGATATAAGTACCAGGATTTTTGCTCTTCCTTTTAACCATCTCGTCACCATAGTCCTCCCAAAGTGTCCCTTAGCTGATAAGCCCTGAGACATAAAGCAAGGTATGATTGTAAATCAGAATCATACATTGTGGGTAGAAATTAAATAGTTCAATAATTGCACTACCGCTCGTTAGTCAGATTGAACTCCACTGTCTTCTTACCGGTGGATTTCTTAGATGGGGAACCAACAATCGTCACATAACCAATAACATCTACACATACAAATATAGTTACATTAAAATATAGATAACAGATAGAAGCCGAAAACGTGTTCATGAGCAATTTTCGTCTTTGTGTAACGGAATATGTAATCGGGTCAAATGTTAAGAAGGGTTATCCCTACTTTAACCTATTAGGTTGTACGTTACCATCATGAGATAATTGACAATCCGAGAAGCGCAACAAATTTTCTAATCCTATATATGCAACAGTTTTCGATAAATTATATGAAATCAGCTCAAATAGCTAAGAAGGGTTATCCATGATATGTAGCCACTTAATGTGGAAACTTTTAAACATTAGTAAAATAACTATTTCCAATTGTAAACAATTGCTTGCAAGTTTTCATACAGATACAACGGATTGTTAATTCGAACTTACGATGCATTCCGCAGAATAACACCTGACTAACATCATAGAACTTAAAGGGAAAAGGGGATATCATAAACGTAAATATATAACCACATACCAACAAAATGCTTGTTATCGGTAGGGGTNNNNNNNNNNNNNNNNNNNNNNNNNNNNNNNNNNNNNNNNNNNNNNNNNNNNNNNNNNNNNNNNNNNNNNNNNNNNNNNNNNNNNNNNNNNNNNNNNNNNTGTCGATTTATTGTGGTacttttttggatttctaaacTTATTGCATTGGAAAGAGAACTTTCTAATTAGCTTTCTTATAATACGAGGTTCAAAAGCCCCGTGCTACGCACGTCCGGTTTGAATTCGTTGTTCGTATGCTTTGTTGTGCGGTTCCTTAAGTATGTACAAATTTATGGTTTTGTATAACATGTCTTGAAACTGATGGTTGTAAATATCAGAAACTTCATTTCACTGTGTCTTCTATAGAAGAAGATTAAGGGGAATGTAATGAAGTGATCACCTAAGAAGAGAACCTATAAGACCCTTTGATGTGAGTAATAAAATGATGTTAAAGTTCTATCATTAAGCTTTGCAGAACCATATGAAAAATGGTTGCATATCCCACAAATATGTACCAACATAGAAAACACATTATGATAGAGTAGCATCATTCAAACCTTTGTCGAAGGGAACAAAAAGGATGACGGCCACATAGTATTAGCAAAAGGATATTTAAACAAGGTTTGATGGCTGTTGCATTGGTGTGTCGTTACATCCCTTTATTATAAGAGAGTAATGGGTTCACTCTGATGCCCCTTCTTCAGTTGGCTTCATTTTGTAGGCTGGGATTGTTTAGATCGCAAAAGGTATGTCTGCGTATGATTCCTTTTGTGTCAGTTCTTGTTTCTGATCGGCTAAGATGCGGTTTGTGTGtgattcatcatcttcatttctGCTTCTTCATCATTTGATTGAGTGGTTGGTTGTTGATTCACCATATTACTTTCTTGATCCTCATCAGTTGATAGTGTGGTTTCTTTTGACTCATTATTATTCTGTTCTTCAGTGTCATTTTCTTCATTCTGGACAGGTTCATTGTTGATCTGATATTCCCCCTTTCATTTATTGGTGGGTTGTGAATGGCTTTCTCTGCATCCCGGGCTTCAGCGAGATTGTTTCATCCATCAGTTGTTGTGCAGTGGTGTATGTGGTTAGTACATTAATATAGGATGGTGATACATACATATGACAGGTATATATTTGTTATGTGttcgtatgtatatatagtatagtCACCGGTTAGTCTGTTCTGTTTCCAATTCGTATGATGTATTTTATATTCTTGGAAGAAGTGGTATCAATATTTTGTTCTCCATATATGTTACCATTTAGTAATAATTTTGAATTAGTAATAAAATAGGAATTAAAGTAGATGCAACTGAATCTATATTCAATAACTTGATTTTCTTAGAAGTAAACTGATAAAAGTAAAACATAGGATAGTTGGAATATTGTACGTACATTTATTGAAACTTCAAGAAGTAAACAACAAAGGTCTAGTATTTCTGTTGATCATAGAAGCGCATATGATTGTCAAGAGATGTTAAAGTGCATCGTGTCCCCCTGGATTCCCTATATGGGTGCAACTCAAACCGTACGACACTCCATGGTGTCAAACCTGTTTCGTTGAAGACTTTTTTCCAGTTCGTAACCATAACTACACGATTTTCTTCAGCCGGTTTCTTTGGGCCTCTTCTCCACATAAACTTTCCACCATACATAAAGCTTTGGCAACGAAGTACCGCAACGGTGTAGCGATGCAGTTGATGATGTTGAGCGAATCTCCTTGGTATCGTCTGcataaacataatttttatatgatttatgtttttatttaagaagttgattgtgttttataagAATGTACCATGACTTCGTGGTTAAGGATGTTGGATTCCAACTGCTGACGAAATAACGACGTGTTTGGATATGGGGGTGTCCTGTGGTACTGCAATTGTTTTGGTACCACGTCAAAGCGAGGCCGTCACTGTTGAATAACTTCACGTTATAACTGTTTATACCATCTGCTTGGATTCCCATGTGAGTGAACATTAGGTATGGCCGTGTTCTACATCGTTATCGGTGCAAAACGCCTTCCAGTGAGGGCCTCCAAACCCGCTAGGGACCCCTCTGCTTTTCTTTTCCTTGAATTCATAAAGCACATTGACTTTGTTTTCGAGACCTCGAGTTATGTAGGCTTTGTTGTGGTATTCAGTGTTTGTTGGATTACTTAGGTGGGAGAGAAATGTTAGAGGCAATTCCTGTGGGTACCAATATACACTATTTAGCTTGGCAGATAATATTTTTCGATTTATCATTATGTTAAATCGttatagtaaatatatgatgtagGAATGGGACCTGTTTCTCATAGGATGCTTCAGTTGCTTTGACAATGCATGATTTCTTTGCATTATGACCCACGTGATGGTCTTCAAAGCATATCCCTTCCAAACAGTAACTGGCTACCTGAAGTTATTCTCGGATTTCGATATAAACGTCAGCTTCGTCACGTTACTCTTGGGAAAGCTCTGCACAAACGATGTCCATTGGGAACATACAGTCTTATGAGTTTTGTTTGAGTTAGTTCCACTTGTACTGTGTGAAGCGCCGCTCCATTTTGTCTTCTATGTTCAAATTTGTGGCATACTTCGTAGTTCATATGGAAAACTTTGGGCAAAACCTAACAAAAAAACCAATTATGCGTTATATGTTGGCGtagtatattaaattaaattgtgtGTTCTGTGTAAAAGTGTTTTTTGGATTATAGTATTGCGTAACTCTTGTTACCAGTCCTCCTTGAGGTTGTTTGTGTTGCTGATATCCACCAAGATTGTAAAAGCCATCTAAATAATTGAGAGAAACAGTTACAATTATAAGTATGAAGTCTTAGTATAACATAAAACATGAATTACAGAAGAGGAACCTTTGATTAGATAGTAGCTAATTATAAGAACCGCAAGAATGAGGATGACTGATTCATCAACCTGGTTTATGATTTATAGGTTAACCATTGGTCACTCATAAGTCaatcattaattattttgaGGGTTACATCTAAGTTATCAAGAGTCATAGAATTTGTTAAATGGATTGAAAATGGATAAGTGAAAGGTTTTGGTTATTAAAATTCCCATGTTAGttacgtaaaatcatatatcagATATTAGTCTTTTGTAACGGATTTTCATGTGTTTTATATGGTTTCTGATTCTTTTTTAATGTTGGGTATAACAACCGACTATGCACTTGTAAGAATTAATGATAgttaaatataagttttaattcaCTGAATAAGGAGTTATGGAAATAATTATACTGCTGAGCATCCCGAGTCACATGAGCAGAGTCATTTGAATCAATATATGTCTGGAGTGGCACAACAACTGTGGAGGTACGGACTGTTAGGATAGCGAATTAGTACTGATGAAGTGTATGCTCTGCAACGAATCGTCTTCGTAGTGTCTGCTCAAACATGAGGATATACGTTACATATAATGGATGGTTAAAGAAGTTAGGGAAGTTGTATTATGTTTGATATAATTGTGGTAACCATCCCTGTTGTAGGTTTGTGAACGTTGCAGCATGTTCCAAGTTTTGTTGTTCCATCTGTGATAAAACAAAATATGGGAGTTAATGAATCACATACACCATACcacatatacaaacataatagCATAAATAAACCTTTAAACACAGGGAGGATTGAATGACAATTGGTATGGCATAATTATGTATATGGTAATCGTTTAATAGGCGTCAGCAATTGATTAAATAGTTGGTTATTTAAAATGATCATTGTAATGTTAAGAGTTTTTAGGTTACCTTATCATTTATgggtattaaaaataatatcagTTATATGTAACGTATGTGCTTTATTACTCAGTTTAATTATATAAGATAACATACATTAAGTAGAATTGTTTACAATTCCAATCTATTCGTTTGCTTCAGTAGCCGGTGTATTTGTTGCCTATATATATTTGAGTACCATTCTTAAAATTCATTAAGTTTTTCACCAcccaaaaaaacacataaatagGTTCTCCATAGGTCTAATGGCGGTATTAAGAGGGTGACTCATGATTGTGGCGTCAGCGGTTTCTGCTTAATAAGACGGCAACTGTGTTGTTGAAGTCGAAAAGGTGAAGAAGGTTATGAAGTTGGATGCTAGGTTGTTAAGAGAAATATATGGTCAGGGATTGCCTGCCGGACACAATTGTCGCCAGGCTCATGCTCTGATGAAGGGTTTAAGGAAGCGTTTCGACCCAAATAATTTTCTTATGGAAGTAGAAGGTGGTAATACAATGTATTGGTGGAGTGTTGTTAGCAATGAGTTGATTCAGGTGACTTTCATGAATTATCATACAAAGTGGTTTTCAAGGGACAAACTCTTACAATCCAGTGATCTTGAATTGTTGCAGCAGCTGTTACGAATAACACCGAATGGATGGTTCCCTTCTGAATTCATGACAGAGTTGGAGCGTGGTCTCGGTTGGAGGGTTTCATATTTAAAGAATCTTGAGGCGGAAGAAGGTGATGGGATGTATCTATCGGATGACATGATGGAGGAGTAAGTGGTTCGGTTCGCAGACATGTTATTCGgttgtttttttggtttatttaaaGTATGTTATTAGGCTGGTTTTCtattgattttggtttttatattatcGTTTTTTAAGATGCAGAATTTGTAATCCGGATATCATGTATGCGTAACTTTTGTGATGGAATATCAATTTCGTTTCATTTTAGAGACACTGTAAGAGGTGTACATGGCCTAATGATATTCAGTAGTTATTTTTGAATCTGGTTTCTTTTGAAATTGTTGTTCGTAGGTTGATTGGATATTGGTTGGTGACAATAAAATGGTTTAATACGTGGTCGATTTTTCCTTTATTGTTGGCAGTCTGTTGTACCCTAGAGTCTGTGGACAACTGCAGCCTGATATGTTGGGCGTGGTAGTGAAATGACGCTACTTCGCTAGGCTGGCCTAAAAGGTCAAGATGAAGGGAAGACAAATTTAGTCTCCCGATCTGTAATACAAAAATATGGAGAGAGATTGATAGAGAGTGGGAGAGAGATAGTCAATCCACCAGATAGTTTTGAATGTAGTCATCTCAATGATCTGGGGGTGGTGGTACTGTGGGTTTGCAGTGATAGCACTTTGCATAGAGATAGAAAGTATCAACTACCCAAGCCTGCAGAATGTCTTTGcataattttattagttttgttacaTTTACTTTGTGTACCTTATATGTTATTGTTTGGGGTGATATCAGTCTTATCgttatttttattgattatcATATTTTAACCGTCTCTGCTATTTgtatttaaatataacaaattgTAGGCCATGTGTCCATACCAGACTTAATGTAATCTTTGGGTGTTTCATTTACTTATAATGTTATTGTCAGTTTTTGGTGCATCAGATTATATTGTTTGCCTTGTGttgtttttcaaaaagaatTAGATAATAAGGGgtgttttaattaaaacatcAGATATAATAAGTaaagtcaaaaataaataagatgGATACAATGATTCATGAAACACAATAGTAAAGATAAACGTATCACTACTAATTATTAAAAGCGTCTTTGCAAACACTCAGTTAAATAAGTTGTTGAAGACCTCTTTGTATACAATGTTTCTTGTATGATGTTTGAGGTTTGTGTCGTTGTCTTCGATCATGAGGACCTTAAAACCTTCGGGTGTTGTTACTCTAGAAAGAGCAACATAGAGTTGTCCGTGGCTGAAAACTGGTTTCGGCAAGTAAAGGCCAACGAAATTCAGTGGTTGTCCCTGACTTTTGTTAATAGTCATGGCGTAGCACGGTTTTATCGGGAATTGTCGCCTTTTAAATATGAATGGCCATTTGCTTTTTGTTGAGGACAGAGTGATTCTTGGTATTAAGGCTGTGTCTCCAATGTTTGATCCGGTTATGATTCTGGCTTTAATAATGAACCTGCCCAACCCAGTAATCAGAAGACGTGTACCGTTGCATAAGCCCTGTGCTGGATTCACATTCCGCAACAGCATGACTGGTAGCCCTTCTTTCACATGCAACTCATGTGGTGGCATACCAGGGAAAGTTAAGGTGTTTAAAAACTCAACCGGGTACAATGATTCTTGTTCTGTACTATCGGTAGACGCTTTGCATACTTCATCCGAGCTTTTGTAGGTCTTGCCTGGACGGTTAAGTTTGTTAAGCATAGTCTCGTTTATCTCATCCGCATCATCATTTTTGGGGGTCAGGATAGCTCTTTCCCTTAAatattcttcatcatcttgtctTTCTAGAAAGTCTGGGAAGGTCTCTGAAATAATTTCATCAATTGGAGACGTTGTATAGTCGATGATGAAGTTCTGAGGGATTTTAATCCAAGTGGGCTCGTCTTCCCCTGGTTTTGCTTTTGCAGGTACAGCCCCATCACCGACATCTAGGACCCATTTGTTAAACTGTTGCTTCCGAGTGTCAATGTCTCCAGATGTAGTCAGCTCATTTACTCTCATGCTTCGTGTTAGAGTGAACATCTGACACTGTTTCCATAATTCAGACTTGTTGACGCACGCTTGCACAATTTCTTGTCTCTTACCTTTGGGTATAATAGGCAAAATCTGTCGGAAATCTCCACCTAGTAAAACTGTCACGCCCCCAAATATACGTGTTCTGTTTGTGGGGTCCTTGTAACCTAGAATATCTTTTAAGGATTTGTCTAGTGCCTCGAAAGCATACCGTTGACACATGGGTGCCTCATCCCATATGATTAGTTTTACCTGCTGCATTAGCTCTGCTAgatgtgtgttttgttttatcCCACATGTGCTGGTTTCAAAAAGCTCCAAGGGTATAACAAACCGACTATGTGCTGTCCTACCTCCAGGAAGTAGCAGCGCAGCAATTCCTGCAGGGAAAATTCAATCATTAATGTTCAATACATGTATTGCGTATAGATAAGACCCGTATTCAAATGGTCCTTATGATAAGGGTGACTGAGATTATATCGAAGATATAATAGAATTACTTGCCTGATGATGCTACTGCCAGGACAATCAATCCTTCGGATCTTAGTCGTGTAATGATTGCCTTGTATAAGAATGTCTTTCCTGTACCTCCTGGGCCATACACAAAATAAAAGCCTCCCGTTTTAGTGTGAACAGATTTCAGAACCTGCTCATATATAGAATGTTGATCAGAGTTCAGGCTTGCATAAAGCTGTTCATGCTCCACCGCTTCAGCCATTCGATTGTACGTCAACTCTTCTCTTATCAAGCGGTTGTCGTCATTAGTTACTAAGGCTGGATCAGGTTTTGGAAGATCTGGATAATCTTCGAGGGATTTTCCGTTTTTGTGGAGCAGATCTTGAATGTCCATTAAACAGTAGTTCTTTTTCTGCTCATCTGAAAGCTGCAATCCAGGGAACATGAAAAGCTTTCGCTTTCTATACAAAATATCCTCACAGAAGTCTTCCCAATGGGCGTTCCACAAATTAATAGGACTACTGACCTCACAAAACAGCAGCATGGTAATGAAAATCTGGCGAAGTTGTGGCCCAGTCGCCCATGATTTGGCTTCTGTAATTGCTTCACCCCACTCGCGATCATCATTTAGCAATCCATATGCATAGCATGCTTCCTTAAATGATTCACACACCCTCCCATTGACTGTCTTCAGGTCTTTATAACTCTGTGGTCCTTTGACCACGTTTAGCAACATCCTCAATAGTACCGCAGTACACAATCCGTCCAACGGTgttctttctcctcctccttttTTCCCAATAGTTATCTTTACTAACCCATACATATTCGGCTGGATTTCTGAATATTTGTATTGTCTGGCGTGCTTCTCTCTCCTGTTCAGCTCAAACCATTTGGTGAACATTGTATCCTTGATTCCTGGCCTCCTAAGTAAAGCAGGTAGGCTTTCCGAGTCGCGTAGTGTGAGGGTGTGTTTTTCAGGAAGGTGGTAGGTTAGTTTTACCACTGATGGTTTACAGTAGTGTATGTCAAGTGCAAACAAATGCCACACTGCCTCACATGGTGATAAATAACGGCAATCGAGGTAATTCTTGACTTTATCAACCTTGGTAATAATTGTGGACTGTGTTTTGCCATCTTCCTTCAGATTATCATGAAAAACAATTGTCGCTCTATCGGGACCTTTGTTTAAATACTTGAATAAGTATTTTATTGCCTTGGATCTGTTGCACCACTCGACATTTATGTGTGCATCATATTTGAGGAGCAAGTATCTATTGTATAGGACTACAAATCGGTTATCAAGGGGGATTTTGTATTTTAAGACAGTATTGTTCGTCTTCCTTCTACGATAAACAGCATAGCCATCTTCATCGATTGTTGTTTCCTGATAAAATGGTTTTGGGAAATGTTTCATGCACTTCCCCATGTTCATACATGACGCATCTTTAGCGTCCGGGCCGCACGGTCCATGTAGCATGTAATCAGTCACAGCCTTATATCCTCTTGGATCAATAGATTCCAAAGGGATCTCCGCAGAAATTATGTCATCTATATCAGCCGGGGTTTTGCATTTTGCCTTTTCGTCTAGCCATATTAGAATATGAGCATGTGGGAGTCCACGCTTCTGGAACTCGATTGTGTACACACCTGCATAAATGTTAAAGGGGCGGAGTTAGGTTATGACTGTAATTTACAGAAGGTTCCTACATTAAAGAAACGTAACAGTTTGACGTTGACTACCTGCCAAGGCCTGCCCAAAAACATTGTTCTTCATGATATCATACATCATGTCGTCGAGTTTCATTTTAAACACACGACCCACATCTTCTGCACGATCATGAGACTTCTGTCCCGGAATGAATGATAACATATGGCCAACTTCGGGCCATTTGGGATTTGCGGTAAAGGTTATGAACAGATCCGGGTTTCCAAATTTCCTGCATAGGGCCATGGCGTCCTGATAATTTTGCACCATATACCTGGGGCTTCCTGTGAAACTCGCGGGTAAAACTATTCGTTGACCAAGTGCCTTTGCGTTTGTGTCACCGCGTGTGACGGCGTCACACACACTGTCATATAGTTCTACCCTAAGTTCAGTTTGATGAGTCCTAACGTATCGGAGTCGTTGTTCTTCAACTGCAGTATAAGAATCCACCAAGTATTGTTGACAGAGACGGCCGCCTCTTAACAAAGTTGTTCCTTCATTAGGTCGATAATGAATTCTGTAACAATAGAACTCTCGCATTGTCAAGCATGTCCTCTTTGTTTTCCTCCTACCAGTGTTTGAGAAATATGGGATTGCTTCATGATATCCAGATTCACCATAAGGAAAAAGCAACGGATATTGTAAGGCCATGTATAGTGGATGCAATTCTGAGATTCTTTGTAGGAACCCGTTAGTGGTGCTGACTACAATATCTCGAGGCTCAGAACTCACCCCAAAATCGTTAGTTACCAAGGCAGCAATTTCAGAAACATTTGGGGTGCTATATTGTCGTAAAGTGGATCTCTGTGCAAGCAAACGTAATTCGCATGGATGATCTTCATTTGCTGAACACCAATCGCGTGCCATACGAAATGCCTTGGCTACACAATTATGTTCATTAAGCATATCCATGAGGCTTCCGACGATAGCTTCATCAATTTTACTGTTAGTTTTGCCCTTCCCTACTATTGCCGAAATTCGATGTCTTATTTCATTTTGGGtgtcaaagaagtaaagctaTGCATATCTGGGTTCAGCCCCATCTGAAGGAAGCAACGAACCGATTCGATGATAGTTTTGGCCGCTTATTCTAAAGGTATAGACACCTCTTCCCTGGTTGATGGAATTATCAATTTGAGCCCCGAAAGATGTGAAGCAAAACATACTGTTGTAAGTTCTAATGTTGTCACGGAAGGTTGATGTACCGGCTTGATCATAATCCGACAACCTTTTAAGAGGTTCAGGTGTATTACGTAAGGGTTCCAACAAAATTTTCCCATTTTGGCAACACGATGAGAATGAAATTGGTTCAGATACAGGGGTGCTTTTACTTCTTTCTTCATACCACATAACCGCATTACATGTTGGGCAATTATACGATGGGGGGCCAAAATTAAGGGCAGGGGGATCCACACCTAAAAAAAATGCATTGCTTGAATTAGTTGGGTGTTAGGGTTGAGTATCttattttaatctatatatgTCAAAAAGCCATTAAATATTGAATTTATATAAAGTAACCTGATGTGTTGGAAGCCGGTCTTGTGACCGTGTAGGTTGTCTGACCTGAATTACAATAGCCGTCAGGAATATGATGACAatacttatataatatatttttaaatgtgtATGTATTTTGTACATGTTATTGAAGAACTTAGTTGTGTTAGTGGTAACATTACCTGTTGCGGTTATTGAACCGGGAGTGGTTTCATAATCGGTGGCACTTTTTTCCCGATCACGCTGTGGTAGTTCCTGAACAGTGGTTCCTTGTGAGATGGCGGAGTCTGCAATTTTACGTTTAACAAAGGAGCTTTAATcaatatacattaaaagaatGTTGTATACAATTGAATAGTAActaatatgcatatatgtttaACCTGAGCATATGTTCGCTGCTATTTTTCGTTCCTCGCATTAGTAGATATCTTTAtcacattcttcttctttttcgttACCGTTTCTGTGTCCGATGTACCTAAAAATCAATATTCAAATAAATTAGGGAAATAAagctataatttttttattcctCCCAGTATTTCATCATTTAAACCGATAAGCCCCATCCGTATATCGCAATATTCCATTATAACAATTTTCAATATATTGTATACGTAAACATATATTTGAGGGGATTGTGGTTCCAGACATACCAGTAGGTCTCTTTTGCACAGTTTTCCTTTTCCGGCCGGCCATGCCTGTGTGGAAACAACCTAAAACTTAGTTTTCAAAG
The sequence above is drawn from the Erigeron canadensis isolate Cc75 chromosome 4, C_canadensis_v1, whole genome shotgun sequence genome and encodes:
- the LOC122596908 gene encoding uncharacterized protein LOC122596908, which produces MDMLNEHNCVAKAFRMARDWCSANEDHPCELRLLAQRSTLRQYSTPNVSEIAALVTNDFGVSSEPRDIVVSTTNGFLQRISELHPLYMALQYPLLFPYGESGYHEAIPYFSNTGRRKTKRTCLTMREFYCYRIHYRPNEGTTLLRGGRLCQQYLVDSYTAVEEQRLRYVRTHQTELRVELYDSVCDAVTRGDTNAKALGQRIVLPASFTGSPRYMVQNYQDAMALCRKFGNPDLFITFTANPKWPEVGHMLSFIPGQKSHDRAEDVGRVFKMKLDDMMYDIMKNNVFGQALAGVYTIEFQKRGLPHAHILIWLDEKAKCKTPADIDDIISAEIPLESIDPRGYKAVTDYMLHGPCGPDAKDASCMNMGKCMKHFPKPFYQETTIDEDGYAVYRRRKTNNTVLKYKIPLDNRFVVLYNRYLLLKYDAHINVEWCNRSKAIKYLFKYLNKGPDRATIVFHDNLKEDGKTQSTIITKVDKVKNYLDCRYLSPCEAVWHLFALDIHYCKPSVVKLTYHLPEKHTLTLRDSESLPALLRRPGIKDTMFTKWFELNRREKHARQYKYSEIQPNMYGLVKITIGKKGGGERTPLDGLCTAVLLRMLLNVVKGPQSYKDLKTVNGRVCESFKEACYAYGLLNDDREWGEAITEAKSWATGPQLRQIFITMLLFCEVSSPINLWNAHWEDFCEDILYRKRKLFMFPGLQLSDEQKKNYCLMDIQDLLHKNGKSLEDYPDLPKPDPALVTNDDNRLIREELTYNRMAEAVEHEQLYASLNSDQHSIYEQVLKSVHTKTGGFYFVYGPGGTGKTFLYKAIITRLRSEGLIVLAVASSGIAALLLPGGRTAHSRFVIPLELFETSTCGIKQNTHLAELMQQVKLIIWDEAPMCQRYAFEALDKSLKDILGYKDPTNRTRIFGGVTVLLGGDFRQILPIIPKGKRQEIVQACVNKSELWKQCQMFTLTRSMRVNELTTSGDIDTRKQQFNKWVLDVGDGAVPAKAKPGEDEPTWIKIPQNFIIDYTTSPIDEIISETFPDFLERQDDEEYLRERAILTPKNDDADEINETMLNKLNRPGKTYKSSDEVCKASTDSTEQESLYPVEFLNTLTFPGMPPHELHVKEGLPVMLLRNVNPAQGLCNGTRLLITGLGRFIIKARIITGSNIGDTALIPRITLSSTKSKWPFIFKRRQFPIKPCYAMTINKSQGQPLNFVGLYLPKPVFSHGQLYVALSRVTTPEGFKVLMIEDNDTNLKHHTRNIVYKEVFNNLFN